Within the Pseudomonadota bacterium genome, the region TTTTCTCACATTCTCGTTGACGAGTATCAGGACACAAACACGATACAGGCACAGATTGTTGATTTTATGGGGCTGATAAACCGAAACGTAACTGTTGTCGGAGACGACGCCCAGAGCATTTACTCTTTCAGGGGTGCAAACTTTCAAAACATCCTTGAGTTTCAGAAAAGATATGAAGAAGCCAGGATATTCAAGCTTGAGACTAATTACAGAAGCACCCCGGAGATACTGGAGCTTGCAAACGACTCCATATCACAAAACAAAAAACAATTTTTTAAAAATCTGAAAAGCATAAGAGGCAGCGGCGTGATTCCCGTTGTAACACATTTAAGAGATGTAATGGAACAAGCAGAATTTGTTGCACAGAGAGTGCTTGAGTTGAGAGATGAAGGTGTGCCTCTGAATCAAATTGCAGTGCTCTACAGGGCCCATTACCATTCAATGGAACTCCAGATGGAGCTGACCCGCAGAGATATCCCTTTTGAGATAAGAAGCGGATTGCGTTTCTTTGAACAGGCGCACATAAAAGATGTTATTTCGTTCTTAAGGATAATGAACAATATATACGACGAAGTTTCATGGAAGAGGATGCTGAAGCTGTTTCCCAGGGTAGGCAACAGAACGGCAGATCACATCTATGAATATATCAAAACCTGTCCTGACCCGATTCACACATTTATCTCAAAGAGTATTATTGAGCATTTTAAGAGTATACAAAAAGAAAATATTGAAATATGGTCAAAACTTTTCAATGAGCTTTCCACGCTGCTGGAGGAAGAAGCATTATCCGACATGATCTCTGCTGTACTGAAGCATGGTTATACGGAATATCTTAAATATAACTACCCTAACTCAGATTCAAGACTTGAGGACATCGGACAACTGATAAATTTTTCCACCCAGTATCAGTCTCTGGAAGCCTTTTTGAGCGAGCTGTCCCTCTTAAGCGGAGTCAGTGGCGAAGAGATCGTAAGCGCCGCAGATGATGATGAAAAAATGATCTTAAGCACCATTCATCAGGCAAAAGGGCTTGAGTGGAAAGCAGTATTTATCATATGGTGCGCTGAAGGCAGATTCCCGAACCCGAAGGCTATAGAAGAAGGCAACGACGAGGAAGAAAGAAGGCTTTTCTATGTGGCTTCCACAAGGGCAATGGACGAATTGTATCTGTGCTGTCCTCTTTTGACTTTCGATAAACAGGCAGGCCATGTAATCCTCAGACCTTCAAGATTTATCTCAGAATTAAAGGGCAGCTCCTACGATGAGTGGCATGTATCGGAGTATTAAAACCGACAAAAAATAATCTGATAAGCCTGTCCGGAGAATTTGCTAACATTGTGTTAGCAAATTCTTAAATCTCCGTAAATTCAATAACCACGCCATTTAACAAGCCATCATTTTTAAAACCTCCTGATGAGATACAGGGTATTATCCGGGAGTTAAAATTATGATAGTGAATAGAGAATAAATATTATTTCAAGACCCGGCCACAAAAGTTCATTTAACATTCAGGCGAAATTGTTTGTATTTTTCATTTCATAGGGGTAGAATTTTCGTAAACAGGGTGAAGGGGCGGTTCCAATTTCAAATTGAGAATTTAGAATTTAGAATAACCCGAAATGTGCAAATTTAGTCTCAAAATGCGCGTTGCAGAAACGCTTGCCTGTATTGGTTTTACGGAGATTTTGGAAGTTTCTGACAATGTGTCAGAAAAAAGTTGCAAGTTGAAAACTATGGACTATTTGCTATTACCCGTTGGATGTTTTGAGAAAGGTGGAGCTAACATGTATGGTTGGAGAATCTGGTCTCACAGGTTCTGGTTGACACCCCGAAAACCATTTGATAGCATTAGGGAAAACAAATTAGGACAAGTAAAAAGGTCTTATTCCAATGTTAGGTTCCAAGGTTTTCCTGTAAAAGTTGTAAGGAAGTTGCTGACGATGTTGACGTCAGCATAATAAGGAGATACTAAATGGCCGATAACAACGAACTGGAAAGAACCCTCTGGGCTACGGCAGATAAGCTGCGCAACAATATGGATGCGGCACAATATAAACACGTTGTCCTGGGATTGATCTTTCTCAAATACATTTCCGACGCCTTCAATGACCTTCACGAGAAATTGAAAGAAGGTAAAGGGGAATCTGAAGGCGCAGACCCGGAAGACAGGGATGAATACCTTGCCAAAAATATTTTCTTCGTTCCGGAAAAGGCCCGTTGGCAATTCCTCCAGGACCATGCTAAGCTGCCGGAGATAGGCAAGTTCGTTGACGAAGCCATGGAGGCAATCGAGAAAATCAATCCATCACTCAAGGGTGTTCTGCCGCAAATTTACGCCGATGCTGATCTGAACAAACAAAGGCTCGGTGAATTGATTGACCTTATTGCAACTATCGGATTTAACCAGGATGGCCATACATCAAAGGATCTGCTCGGCAGAGTATATGAATACTTTCTTGGCCAGTTTGCTGACGCAGAAGGTAAAAAAGGCGGCCAGTTCTGGACTCCTCAAAGCATCGTGAAGCTCCTTGTCGAAATGCTGGAACCTTACAAAGGGCGTGTCTATGACGGCTGCTGCGGCTCAGGCGGCATGTTTGTCCAGAGCGAGAAATTCATTCTCAGCCATCAGGGCAATATCAAGGACATCTCGATTTACGGGCAGGAATCGAACCCGGCAACTCTCCGTCTTGCCAGAATGAATCTTGCCATTCGAGGCATAGACGCCCAACTGGAAGTCGGGGACACCTTTCTGAATGACAGGTTCAAGGACAAGGATTTGAAATTCGATTTCATTCTTGCCAATCCACCCTTCAACATAAGCGATTGGAGCGGCGAGCTTCTGCGCGATGACAGCCGCTGGAAATACGGTGTTCCGCCAACAGGTAATGCCAACTATGCCTGGCTTCAGCACTTTGCCCATAAACTGAGTCCCAGCGGTACTGCCGGAATTGTTCTTGCCAACGGCAGTATGAACAGCAATACAGGTGGAGAGAGTGAGATACGGAAGAACATGATCGAAGCGGGATTGATAGATTGTATGGTTGCCCTTCCCTCACAGCTTTTCTACAATACCATGATTCCAGCCTGTCTCTGGTTTCTGGCACGGAACAAAACCAATCACAAATTCCGTGACCGCTCGAAAGAGATTCTCTTTATTGATACCCGCAAACTCGGCACAATGCTCAACCGTCGCAACCGCGAATTGACCGATGCCGATATAGCCCTCATCGCAGGCACATACCACAGTTGGCGCAGCAAGGATGGTAAATACGAAGACAAAGCAGGTTTCTGTAAATCCGCCACAATTGAAGAGGTGCAAAATAACGGACATGTATTAATGCCCGGACGTTACGTGGGTACAGAGGAAGAGATAGACGACGGCATTCCTTTTGATAAGAAGATGAAGTCTCTTACTACAAAACTGGCTGAGCAGTTTGCCAAAAGCTCGGAATTGGAGAAGACCATTCGGGAGAATCTCAAAGGGATTGGATATGAGTTTTAGGGAAGGCGAAATGATTGAATTTAAGAAAAGCCTTACCTCCCTCAAGGAGGGCTTGATTTCAATCTCGGCAATCCTCAATAAACATGGAGCAGGTGAACTTTGGTTCGGCATTGCCCCTGACGGCAAACCAACAGGCCTTGTTATAAATGAAAAGACACTCCGTGATATTTCGCAATCCATTGCAGCGCACATTGAACCCAGGATTTACCCCCAGATTACCCCGGAAATACTTAACGGAAAGACCTGTATTAAGATAGCCTTTTCAGGAAGGGAAAGGCCCTATTTCGCATACGGCAGGGCTTACATGCGCGTGGCCGATGAGGACAGACACCTTACTGCAAAAGAACTTGAAAACCTGATTCTTGCCAGAAACCGCGAGGCGCTCCGCTGGGATAATGAACCCTGCAAAATCTCCATCAAAGAACTTAATGAAAGGAAAATCAGGGCATTTGTAAAGCGGTCCGGTCTGGTATGGGACAATGCCTCCAATGTACTGGAGAAACTGAGCCTTATGCAGGATGGACAATTGCTCAATGCAGCTCCTCTCTTTTTTGCCAAAAAACCTACGCTTCAACTGCGCTGCGCTGTTTTTGCCTCAACGGATACGGCAACAATTATTGACCGTCACGATTACGAAGGAGACATTCTTGCACTTATCGAAGAAGCGCAGAAATACATTCTCAAAAATATTCACATCGGCATGAAACTCGATGGCCTCTACCGCGTGGATGTTCCTGAAATTTCGGTGGCAGCTATGCGCGAGGCGATTATCAACGCATTCTGCCATCGTGACTATCACGACCCGGACTATGTGCAAATAGCCATTTTCAAAGACCGTGTTGAAATCCGTAATCCCGGCAAGTTGTATGGTAATCTGACAATTGAGAAAATACGCAAAGGTAACGTGTCTCAGCGAAGGAATCCCCTCATTGCGGAATTGCTCCGCCGTATTCAGATGGTTGAGACCTGGGGACGGGGCATGCGCCTCATCCTTGCTGAGGAGCCGACTGTCCAATTCAGCGAAGTAGCCCATCTTTTTATCGCCGCTTTTAGCAGGCCCTCATTCGCTGAACCGGATAAGACTATCGATAAAACCACAGCCCCAAAGGAACCGGAACAAATCACCGAAGAAAGTTCGGGGAAAAGTTCGGGGAAAACAGAAGAACAGATCATTGCGCTGTTTTCGGTTAATGGAAAGCTGACCATTCCTGAACTGGCGGAAACCCTCGGTGTTACAACCCGCGCGATAGAGAAACAGATCGCCCGCCTACGCGGCCAAGGCCGTCTGCGTCGCGTGGGTCCGGCCAAAGGCGGGCACTGGGAGGTGGTGAAATGACCGGACAGCTTTGCGGCAACTTGTTCCAGTGTGGTTTTATGGCCTTTCCAATCCGGGATTCACTGCGCCCCGAATTGAAATATTGGGCTACCATGGTGCAGCGATGAGTAGGGCGGGGTGGAAAAGATACAAACTTGAAGATATCCTCTCAAAGACAATTGATAACAGAGGAAAGAATCCGCCATTCTCCGATACGGGGTATTCGTATATCGATACCACCTGTATTGTTGGCGACAATAGATATCCCAGCTACGCTTTGGTTAGAAAGTATGTTTCAAAAGAAACGTATGAAAACTGGTTTCGCAGTGGCCATCCAAGAAGAAATGATTTACTTATAGCCACTGTAGGGGCAAATATTGGGAAGATTTGTTTGATGGACGACACGCCTGCCTGCATAGCACAAAATACGATTGGATTACGTATTGATGTGGCTGTTGCCGACCCTATTTTTGCTTACTATGTGCTTAGTAGTAATGAAATCCAGTCGAATCTGAAATCGTTGGATATCGGATCAGCTCAGCCGAGCATAAAGGTGCCACATCTTCTCAACCTATCCGTTGCCCTCCCTCCGCTCTCAACTCAGAGCCGAATCGCGGCCATCCTCTCCGCTCTGGATGATAAAATAGAACTCAACCGTCAGATCAATGCCACACTGGAAGCCATTGCACAGGCCATTTTCAAGGAATGGTTTGTTGATTTAAATTTTCCCGGCGCAACAGGCGAAATGGTTGAGAGTGAGTTGGGGATGATTCCACACGGCTGGTGGGTGGAAAAATTAGGGGAGATAGTAGAAGTAAAAGGTGGAACAACGCCAAGTACCAAAGAGGAAAGGTTTTGGAATGGTGAAAACTATTGGGCAACACCAAAAGACCTTTCAAACTTAAGTTCACCCATTTTATTGACCACAGAAAGAAAAATTACAACAGAGGGTGCCAAGCAGATAGGTTCGGGTATTCTCCCTTCGGGCACTTTACTTTTATCTTCAAGAGCGCCAATAGGCTATTTGGCAATTTCAGATATACCCGTTTCAATCAATCAAGGTTTTATCGCTATTAACGCCAAGGCAACGTCAAACTTATTTATTTTGCATTGGCTAAAAGAGAATATGGAAACTATCATTGGCAGAGCCAATGGCTCCACATTTTTGGAAATTTCAAAAACCAATTTCCGAGAGATTGAATTAGTTATTCCTGATACACAGATTACCCAGATGTTTGAAAAAGTCATTGCCCCAATTTTTGAACAGATAAAAGTCAATATGCAAGAATCTATAACTCTTGCCACCCTGCGTGATAGTCTTTTGCCTAAGTTAATGAATGGAGAAATTGACTTATGAGCGAAGAGCTGCGAATTGAATATTTAGATAATCAAGAGTTTAATGATCAGTTCGATTCCGATAATCCTGAAATCAAGATTGGGGACCTGACGCCTTATAAAGCCAGTAAAGTGCTTTATTGTGTAGATTACGATGCTTATTTAGATGCAATTCAAGATTATACACAGCGAAATGAAGATGCAAAAAAGGATTCGGTATTCTATTACTACCCGCAACCAATTGCTTATTATTATCAACAATCGGAAAACGGCTACAGCAATAATAATCACCGCCTACAGTTACTGCGTTCGACATGGGAAGCTATAGTTTATACCCTTTATGCAATCGTAATGGGCGAATCTCGTAGTAAGAATTTCCCGCTTAGAAATATAGCAACAATAGACTCTACCGGAAATCCAGATTTGTCTTTCAGTTCATATTTCAGTGATAGCCTTGCGCAGAGACTACTCATAATAGAAAGAATTTTGAAATACGGTATCGACAACAATGTTCTGTTGTTGAGTAACGAAATTATCCAGTTACCTGTTATACAAAAAATAAGACGATTAAATCAGGAAAGAAATGGTTTCATGCATACGGCGGCTCTATCGGAGGAACAGGCTTCTCAAAGACATTTGGAGCTCACCCCCGAAGTATTGGAAGTTCTATCAGATTTAAGTGAATTGGCATCAATAGACGTTCTGCATTATATAGGAAACGAAGGATCTGCAACAGCATTAAAATGCGAAATTTTTAAGAGCTTTACATTGGCGCGGCAAAATTCACCAACTATAAAAATAACTTCGGCACAATTACATGTTCTTGCTAATGAGTTAAATCACCAGAATATTCTTGCATATTATAAAGGAAATTTATTCAGCATTACCCCATTTTTCTATTTCAAGTCAGAAGCGAATGGAAATATTACGAACCTTTGTTATTTCAAACGAAGACATTCCAGCACAAGATACGAGTTTGAAATTGTCACCCGCTCAGATGTATACGAAGTGGATGGAACAGCCTTTCAAGATAGGATTAACGAATTGCGAGGTTTAATTATATGAGTGCAAAATCACAAGTAATCGCAGAGTCTGAAATCGAACAAATTGCTCTTGAGATTCTCCGCGGTGAGAATCGATATAACGACATCCTATACGGCCCCGACATCTCCGAAGGCCCTGCCAAAGAGCGCGAATACACCGAAGTTATCCTTCAAACCCGCCTGCGGGCCGCCATTGACCATATCAACCCGACCATGCCCATTGACGCACGAGACGATGCCTTCAAAATGGCCATCCGTACTACCTTCACGACCGTAATTGACAACAACGAAACCTTTCATCGCCTCCTTACCGAAGGGGTGGACGTCAAGTTCGGCATCGGTGAAGGTAAATCAAAAAGTGATAAAGTCAGACTCATCGATTTTGACAACCCGGAAAACAACGAATTCGTGGCTGTCAATCAGTTCACGGTTTTAGAAAACCACAACAACAAGCGGCCTGACATTGTCATTTTTATTAATGGTATGCCCCTTGTGGTAATGGAACTGAAAAATCCTGCCGATGAAAATGCAGACGTGCAGGCAGCCTTCAGTCAGCTCCAGACCTACCAGCAGCTTATCCCGTCACTCTTTACCTACAATACTTTTCTCGTTATCAGTGACGGCTGGTTTGCGAAGATCGGTACCATCTCCAGCGATTACTCACGTTTTATGGACTGGAAGAGCGCCGACGGCAAAACTATCGTGGATACCAAGCATCAGTCCGAACTGGAACCCATGATAAAGGGGCTTCTTAATAAAGCAACCATCCTTGATGCAATCCGCCATTTTATTGTCTTTGAAAAAACCAAAGAGGCAACAATCAAAAAGATTGCCGCCTATCATCAGTATTATGCCGTTAATCGGGCCATTACTTCCACCATCCGTGCTTCTGTGGAACCGGGGTCTTTTGTGGCTGAGCATCCCGCAGAGTACGGCTTTCCAAGCGTTGACGAGCAGGCCCAGGGTGACAAGCGGGCAGGTGTTGTCTGGCATACACAGGGCAGCGGTAAAAGCCTTTCTATGGTTTTTTACGCGGGCAAGCTCGTGCTGGCAGAAGAGATGAACAACCCCACCATTCTGGTACTCACTGACCGGAATGATCTTGACCAACAGTTATTTGAGACATTTGGCAATTGCCAGCAGCTTCTCCGCCAGACCCCGACTCAGGCAGCCAATCGGGACGATCTTCGAAAGCTTCTGTCTGTGGCATCCGGCGGCATCATCTTTACAACCATTCAAAAGTTCTTGCCTGAAGAAAAAGGCGGAACATATCCGCTCCTCACTGATCGGCGCAACATTGTCGTCATTGCCGACGAGGCCCACAGAAGCCAGTACGATTTTATTGACGGTTTTGCCAGACACATGCGCGATGCCCTGCCAAAGGCTTCCTTCATCGGATTTACCGGGACCCCTCTTGAAAAGGAGGACAAGAACACCCAGGCTGTTTTCGGTAATTACATCGACATCTACGACATCCAGCAAGCTGTGGAAGATGGGGCAACCGTACCCATTTATTATGAGAGCCGCCTTGCCCGGATCAGTCTTTCCGAGGCCGACCGCAAAGTACTCGATGAGCGCGTGGAAGAGGTAACGGAAGACGACGAGTTAACAGAACGACAGAAACGCTTTGTAAAATGGGCAAGCAAAGAGGCTGTTGTGGGCAGTGCAAACAGACTAAAACAGGTTGCCGCCGATTTGGTCAAACACTTTGAAGCCCGGCTCAGTGCGTCGGAAGGTAAAGGTATGATCGTCTGCATGAGCCGTCGAATCTGTGTTGGCTTGTACGGGGAAATCCTTAAATTGCGGCCCTATTGGTACAATTCAGAAGATGACAAAGGCGCGATCAAGGTGATTATGACAGGGTCTGCCAGTGATCCCCTTGACTGGCAGGAACATATACGCAACAAGGAGCGCCGCAAAGCAATCGGCAACAGACTGAAAGACCCCAAAGACCCGCTTAAGCTCGTTATTGTCCGCGATATGTGGCTCACCGGATTTGATGTGCCATGCCTCCACACCATGTATGTTGACAAACCCATGAACGGCCATAACTTGATGCAAGCCATTGCCCGCGTCAACCGAGTCTTTGGCGACAAGAAAGGCGGGCTTATAGTTGATTACATCGGCATTGCCCAGGACCTGAAAAACGCCTTGGCAAACTACACCGCAATCCGCCCTGATAGGGGCGAGATCGCCTACGATCTGGAGAAGGCTGTTGACAGGATGAAGGAATTGTACGAAATTGCCTTGGATATGTTCGACGGCTTTGACTATCGCCGATACTTTACGTTGGAATCAAAGGCAAAGCTGGAATTCATTCTCGATGCTGCCAACTACATCGAAGAACTGACCGGAGAAAAAGACGGGAAAGTGGTAAGAAATGGCAAGGAACGCTTCAAGGGAAACGTGATCAGCCTGCAGCAAGCTTTTGGCCTTGCCGTGCCCCACCCCGATGCCATGAAAATACGTGATGATTTGGCACTCTTCCAGGCTATTAAAGCCCGCTTCGCCAAGTTTGATGACCAGACCAGAACTCGGACTAATCAGGAGATCGAGACAGCCATCAGACAGATTATCAATGATGCCATCATCTCCGAAGAGGTGGTGGATGTCTTCGATGCAGCCGGAATCAAGAAGCCTGATATATCAATTCTGTCCGATGAATTTCTTGCCGAAATTCAGGGAATGAAGCGGCAAAACCTTGGGTTGGAACTTCTTAAACGACTCCTCAATGACGAGATTAAAACCCGCGGAAAGACCAATCTCGTACAAGGCCGCAAGTTCTCCGAAATGCTTGCCGATGCTGTCAAGCGGTACCAGAGTGGGCTGATTGATTCGGCAAAGATGATTGATGAACTGATTAGGCTGGCGAAAGACATTAGAGAGGCCGATAAGCGCGGCGAAAAGATGAATCTCCGTCCCGATGAATTGGCGTTCTACGACGCTCTTGCTGATAACCCAACTGCTGAAGCTGTGCTTGGCGACTTCACGCTCAAACTGATTGCCCATGAGCTTGTGGAAACTGTGCAGAAGAATACCTCCATTGACTGGCAGGTAAAAGAAAGTGTCCAGGCTAAGTTACGGGTAATGGTAAAAAGGATATTGAGAAAATACAAATACCCTCCCGATGATCCAACAACAGGCGAATACACTGTTTCCGTCACAAAAGTGCTGGACCAAGCCGAAGCATTGGCCGATTTATGGTCAAGCGATGAAGGACGATAAATAGTGCCGTATAAAGAGGAAGGGCCATTTACGCTTGCCGGGGACATAGTTCCGTTCCATTGATTCCATTGACATCAGCTTTTTTAATCGTACAGGATTAATACATGCCACAATGAATTGAGCCCGACATGAAAGGATCACTCACCTTTCCATGGAAATGGAAAAGAAACAGGCTGCTTTTCAGGTCGACAAAACGTCCCTCTCGTCAGCTAAATATTCATTAATCATGACCCGGGACAACCATTTAGAGACATTTGCATTCAATGTGAATGCAAATTTAAAATCCAATATAAACTCTGTGTTGCACGAATTGATTTTCAATCGCAAAAACTATAGTACCAAATCTTTGTCTTTGATATTACCCCTTTTTTCTTTAATGCATGAGAAAACATAGCTCCATTAATTTCGTTGAAATTCGCTATTTCAGCAGTATCTTTCGCCCTAATTTGCTCCTAAAAGTAGAAAAAATGTTTTGAAATAGTAAGTATTGTAGAATGGCTTCTGTATTTACTTTCCGGCAATTTAAAAAAATGCTAAAACTGTTTTAGCAAATCTTCCGAAAATGAGCTGTCAGTATCCTCGTACAGGTTAGCCATGAGGCCGGCAAACATTAACGACCCTCCGGTGCCGAAGACAACAAAGTTCAGGTGCGAAAAGCGCCCAGCCCCACCTAAAGCGAGCAGAACACTCTATATGAAGCCGCCATCAAACACGTTGAAACCCGCCTAAAAAAAGGCAGGGAGCATATAATACATGAACCTTAAAAAGAATCAGATAAAAGATATGGTTTTACTCAATAAATTTGGACGAGACCCTAAAAATCTGGTAGAATTATTTAAAATTAACTTGTATGGTATAAAATATGAAAACAATTGATGAGATTAAAGAAATCCTTGTACGGCACAAAAAAGAATTGCGGCAGATACATAGAGTAAAAAAGATCGGTATTTTTGGTTCTGTTGTGAGAAAAGAACAAAAGAGGGGAAGCGACATTGACCTGCTTGCAGAGTTTGAAGAGCCTCTAAGCCTTCTTGACATTGTGGGAGCAGAAATATATCTGAGAAAGATTCTGAAAGCCAAGGTAGACCTTATTCCCAAAGAAGATCTTCGTCCAGAAATCAGAAAGAGGATTCTGGAAGAAACTGTTTACGCATGAATAGAGAAATCGATCTCTACATCAAAGATATTCTCGATAATATGGACAATGCCGAAAAGTTCATAGCCAATATGACTTTTGAAGCATTTTCTGCGGATATAAAAACTGCCTATGCAGTTTCAAGATGTATAGAAATTATTGGTGAAGCGTCAAAAAACGTTCCTGCAGTTGTGAGAAAACAATATCCTGACATACCGGCGGGGATGCGAGACAAGGTGATTCACTTTTACTTCGGTGTAAATTACAAAAGAGTTTGGTTGGTTGTAAAAAACGACATACCGAAAATCAGGCCGTTCATTGCAAATGTCTTTAAAGAATTGCACAAAAAAGACAATAAAAACTAATGACCTCCATTATCTTAGATACCCTTGACCTCACCCCTGGCGAGCGGGATGCCGTCTATGAAGCGTTTATCAACCTCGTCGAAACCCGCCTCAAAAAGGCAGGGAGCGTATGAATTTAGAGAATGTAATTTTAAATAGGGAAGGAATTTAACAAATGCCAAAACCTAACACATCAATTGAAAGAAAGGGTTAGGACTATGACTATTAAAGAGAGAATTATGGAGTTCATAAAAGACAGATACTATTTTCACGTCGATGACCTCAAGCGTTATTTAGAAAATAAAAAGGTTCAGGTCAAAGACGACAGCCTGAAAAAGACGCTGACACGTCTCAAGATGGATAAAACAATTTACCAGGCGGGGCGGGGTTGGTACTCCACCATAGAAAATGTTGTCCAAGTAAACACTGAACCGATAGAACCAATAATTGGTTTGATCAGAGAGAAATTGCCCCTCCTTGATGTGTCGTGCTGGAGCACAATTCAGATAAGGGAGTTTTTTCATCACCTTCCAAATCAATTTGTCACGTTCATGTATGCCGACAGAGATGCCCTTGCAAGCCTGAAAGATCTTCTATCAGAGCACGGATTTATGCCCTATTTAAATCCAGGGAAAAAAGAAGCCGAGAAATACATCGAACTGAGTGAAAAGATCGTTATCTTAAGACCTTCCGTATCGCAGCAAAGGCCGAAAAGCAGTTTCTTTACACCAGTCGAAAGGATACTTGTAGATTTGTTCGTGGAGTCAAAAGCCCTTAACCTATTGGATAACAGAGAGGTTATTCGCATTGTGTCAGACATAGCGACCAACTATCGTATCAATGTTGGGGAAATGCTTGATTATGCTGACAGAAGGGGAATAAAAGAAAGTATAAGAAAAACTATCCCGGAACTAAAGTCCACCAATGCCAAGTAAGAACATAATTTGGCATAAGAGGACAAAAGGTAAAGGATGATTACAAAGGAATGCTTTCGAGCGGAACGAGTATCGGAAATAGCCAGAGAAATCAAGGTTGATCCGGCACTTATCGAAAGAACCATTTATGCATTTGAGTTGCTTGGCGCCTTAATAGAAAAGGGCATTGACCTGGTTTTTAAAGGCGGAACCAGCCTGATGCTCATGATTCCTGAATTAAGGCGATTTTCCATCGACATTGATATCATGTCCCGGGAGAACGATCATGCATTAACAAAGGCATTCGATGGTATTGTTGCTGACGGGGTATTTAAAAGATGGGAAGAAGACCACAGGACTGAGCGTGATAATCTACCGAAAAGACATTATAAATTTTATTATTCATCTGATATTGCAAGGAAAGAGCTATATATTCTGCTCGATTGCGTCAAAGCGGATGTCCTCTACCCAAAGACTGTAAAGAAAGCCATTGCTTTGCCATTCTTTGCGTGCGATCGGGAGATAGAAGTCAATATCCCGACTAT harbors:
- a CDS encoding type I restriction endonuclease subunit R; its protein translation is MSAKSQVIAESEIEQIALEILRGENRYNDILYGPDISEGPAKEREYTEVILQTRLRAAIDHINPTMPIDARDDAFKMAIRTTFTTVIDNNETFHRLLTEGVDVKFGIGEGKSKSDKVRLIDFDNPENNEFVAVNQFTVLENHNNKRPDIVIFINGMPLVVMELKNPADENADVQAAFSQLQTYQQLIPSLFTYNTFLVISDGWFAKIGTISSDYSRFMDWKSADGKTIVDTKHQSELEPMIKGLLNKATILDAIRHFIVFEKTKEATIKKIAAYHQYYAVNRAITSTIRASVEPGSFVAEHPAEYGFPSVDEQAQGDKRAGVVWHTQGSGKSLSMVFYAGKLVLAEEMNNPTILVLTDRNDLDQQLFETFGNCQQLLRQTPTQAANRDDLRKLLSVASGGIIFTTIQKFLPEEKGGTYPLLTDRRNIVVIADEAHRSQYDFIDGFARHMRDALPKASFIGFTGTPLEKEDKNTQAVFGNYIDIYDIQQAVEDGATVPIYYESRLARISLSEADRKVLDERVEEVTEDDELTERQKRFVKWASKEAVVGSANRLKQVAADLVKHFEARLSASEGKGMIVCMSRRICVGLYGEILKLRPYWYNSEDDKGAIKVIMTGSASDPLDWQEHIRNKERRKAIGNRLKDPKDPLKLVIVRDMWLTGFDVPCLHTMYVDKPMNGHNLMQAIARVNRVFGDKKGGLIVDYIGIAQDLKNALANYTAIRPDRGEIAYDLEKAVDRMKELYEIALDMFDGFDYRRYFTLESKAKLEFILDAANYIEELTGEKDGKVVRNGKERFKGNVISLQQAFGLAVPHPDAMKIRDDLALFQAIKARFAKFDDQTRTRTNQEIETAIRQIINDAIISEEVVDVFDAAGIKKPDISILSDEFLAEIQGMKRQNLGLELLKRLLNDEIKTRGKTNLVQGRKFSEMLADAVKRYQSGLIDSAKMIDELIRLAKDIREADKRGEKMNLRPDELAFYDALADNPTAEAVLGDFTLKLIAHELVETVQKNTSIDWQVKESVQAKLRVMVKRILRKYKYPPDDPTTGEYTVSVTKVLDQAEALADLWSSDEGR
- a CDS encoding nucleotidyltransferase family protein, which codes for MKTIDEIKEILVRHKKELRQIHRVKKIGIFGSVVRKEQKRGSDIDLLAEFEEPLSLLDIVGAEIYLRKILKAKVDLIPKEDLRPEIRKRILEETVYA
- a CDS encoding DUF86 domain-containing protein, whose translation is MNREIDLYIKDILDNMDNAEKFIANMTFEAFSADIKTAYAVSRCIEIIGEASKNVPAVVRKQYPDIPAGMRDKVIHFYFGVNYKRVWLVVKNDIPKIRPFIANVFKELHKKDNKN